In Ipomoea triloba cultivar NCNSP0323 chromosome 15, ASM357664v1, one genomic interval encodes:
- the LOC116006426 gene encoding probable serine/threonine-protein kinase PBL7: METNQFHATSPAAAHHHRPKTLHRHDILSPTTILLIVIPLIIIILLISILLLLLMLRRLQSAKGGGNGETNGVVNNRNCLFISHSTINIKSSPDGSGGCLYGSSSMGRQPQAKVRGIQVFTYKELEVATEKFNEANVIGNGGYGAVYRGVLRDGTVAAIKVLQREGKQWERAFRLEVDILSRLHSPYLVQLLGYCADQRHRLLIFDYMPNGSLQQHLHPEASKSSMAVLNWGVRLRIALDCGRALEYLHDHTAPSVIHRHFKCTNVLLDQNFRAKVSDFGLAKIGSDKIDGLISTRVLGTTGYLAPEYASTGKLTTKSDVYSYGVVLLELLTGRVPVDTRRPPGEHVLVSWALPRLTNREKVVEMVDPALKGQYSLKDLIQVAAIAAMCVQTEADYRPLMTDVVQSLVPLIKTQSSSCPASFRYNQTSNLNATPL; the protein is encoded by the exons ATGGAAACTAATCAGTTTCATGCAACCTCACCAGCCGCCGCCCATCACCACCGCCCCAAAACCCTCCACCGCCATGACATTCTTTCTCCGACCACCATTCTTCTCATAGTCATTcccctcatcatcatcatcctcctcATTTCAATTCTCCTTCTGCTTCTAATGCTCCGCCGTCTTCAATCCGCGAAAGGCGGCGGAAATGGGGAGACTAACGGCGTCGTTAACAACCGGAATTGCCTCTTCATTTCCCATAGCACCATTAACATCAAGTCCAGCCCAG ATGGGAGTGGTGGGTGCCTATATGGGAGCAGTAGTATGGGGCGTCAACCGCAGGCTAAAGTGAGAGGGATACAAGTATTCACATACAAGGAGTTAGAGGTGGCTACTGAGAAGTTCAATGAGGCAAATGTTATAGGAAATGGAGGGTATGGGGCGGTGTACAGAGGGGTCCTCAGGGATGGGACTGTGGCTGCCATTAAGGTGTTGCAGAGGGAAGGCAAGCAATGGGAACGCGCTTTCCGCCTAGAG GTGGATATACTGAGCCGTTTACACTCCCCATATCTGGTCCAACTTCTGGGCTACTGCGCGGATCAACGCCACAGGCTTCTCATCTTCGACTACATGCCCAACGGCTCATTGCAGCAGCATCTCCACCCTGAGGCCTCCAAATCTTCAATGGCAGTGCTGAATTGGGGCGTTCGGCTGAGGATAGCGCTGGACTGTGGGAGGGCATTGGAGTACCTTCACGACCACACTGCCCCATCAGTCATCCACCGCCACTTCAAGTGCACTAATGTCCTTCTGGACCAGAATTTTAGGGCTAAGGTTTCTGATTTTGGGCTTGCAAAGATTGGTTCAGACAAGATTGACGGTTTGATTTCCACTCGCGTGTTGGGGACCACTGGATACTTGGCCCCCGA ATATGCTTCCACAGGAAAGCTTACCACGAAGTCAGACGTCTACAGCTATGGCGTAGTCCTTCTAGAGCTCTTGACGGGACGCGTGCCAGTCGATACAAGGCGGCCTCCTGGAGAACATGTCCTTGTTTCCTGG GCACTTCCAAGACTTACAAACAGAGAGAAAGTAGTGGAAATGGTTGATCCTGCACTAAAAGGGCAATACTCTCTCAAGGATCTAATCCAGGTAGCTGCTATTGCTGCAATGTGTGTACAAACCGAAGCAGATTATCGTCCCTTGATGACAGATGTTGTTCAGTCTTTAGTACCTCTTATCAAGACTCAATCTTCTTCCTGTCCTGCTTCATTTAGATACAATCAAACCTCAAATCTAAATGCCACTCCACTCTAG
- the LOC116007588 gene encoding probable E3 ubiquitin-protein ligase LUL4, whose amino-acid sequence MGISLSKRQQQHHQPPPPSLPQLPPPPPPPQQPSSSSVPPPPPLSSHAPPPNPSFAYGANAPYAAPSQNPYCLIPAPYPPQSNGQFNYGYNYPNRPVIYHSSYHPPYYLPNAWSGYRPPQHVPLPLPAVPYVDHQNAKKIKNDINVHKDTIKLQVDDNNKDCHLVSFVFDALVDGSISIFYFAKGGTDCTYTPVYTEIKPVRVPFQKGLGQKFCQPSGTGVDLGFFDINDLSKPIPGENAFPLVIVAESCASTSADEQPNEQQANKLSNAQITEAIIEKNNEDHFQVKVIKQILWVEGVRYELREIYGISKPDEAAISDDSGKECVICMTEPKDTAVLPCRHMCLCSDCAKTLRLQSNKCPICRQPIEELLEIKVNEGPNEAS is encoded by the exons ATGGGAATTTCCTTGAGCAAACGACAACAACAACACCACCAGCCTCCACCACCGTCTCTCCCGCAACTTccgccgcctccgccgccgccacAGCAACCATCATCTTCATCCGTTCCTCCTCCGCCGCCCCTTTCATCTCACGCGCCGCCGCCAAACCCAAGTTTTGCTTACGGAGCGAACGCACCCTACGCTGCGCCCTCCCAAAACCCTTACTGCTTGATCCCTGCTCCTTACCCGCCTCAATCAAACGGTCAGTTCAATTACGGCTACAATTACCCCAACAGACCGGTGATCTACCATAGCAGTTATCATCCTCCCTATTACCTGCCTAACGCTTGGTCCGGTTACCGGCCCCCACAGCACGTGCCGCTGCCTCTGCCGGCTGTGCCATATGTGGATCACCAGAACGCGAAGAAGATCAAGAATGATATAAATGTCCACAAGGATACTATAAAGCTACAAGTGGATGACAACAATAAGGATTGCCATTTGGTGTCATTTGTCTTCGATGCCTTGGTGGATGGAAg TATTTCCATTTTCTACTTTGCAAAGGGAGGGACCGACTGTACATACACTCCAGTGTACACTGAGATAAAGCCAGTGAGAGTACCATTCCAAAAAGGATTGGGCCAAAAGTTTTGCCAGCCTTCAGGAACTGGTGTTGACTTGGGCTTCTTTGACATAAATGACCTATCAAAGCCCATTCCTGGAGAAAATGCTTTCCCGCTAGTTATAGTAGCAGAGTCGTGTGCATCAACTTCAGCGGATGAACAGCCTAATGAGCAACAGGCTAACAAACTTTCGAATGCACAGATCACGGAGGCTATTATAGAGAAGAACAACGAGGACCACTTTCAAGTGAAAGTAATCAAGCAGATTTTATGGGTTGAGGGGGTCCGTTATGAGCTGCGAGAAATTTATGGAATTAGCAAACCAGATGAGGCAGCCATCAGTGATGACTCGGGAAAAGAGTGTGTCATTTGCATGACTGAACCGAAGGATACAGCAGTTTTGCCTTGTAGACATATG TGTTTGTGCAGTGATTGCGCCAAAACTTTGAGGCTTCAATCAAATAAGTGCCCAATATGCCGCCAACCCATTGAAGAACTTCTGGAGATTAAGGTTAACGAAGGTCCTAATGAAG CTTCCTAG